From the genome of Myripristis murdjan chromosome 22, fMyrMur1.1, whole genome shotgun sequence, one region includes:
- the pcare1 gene encoding photoreceptor cilium actin regulator, whose protein sequence is MGCSPSKGNNFGTQGSFRRGRMLLPATQESHRESQSEDGESRDSTGTAHGDAREKTIAEQTHSLQKEAHSTPQKKRSVSELAPEAVSVDKLGNQGVDNNTVTQGKEKHVDKKDLTDKKPVRKPKKNNRGIKPVKKKEKEKKALPLEEKVDFPEPLVKAHQAAYAFLNPSINKYDILLGLLEQATQTQVSVQPMVAFMALRYEEIIRGLEDMADEGDKLLKENGEHLAWPSQMKNLSSSPPLKSGSANTEPPPDLLQQLLQYTTQRMRNVSQTVGGIGDSALEEAVDYFASVSELLDEKLKAKRAVETRLMQLLTRIETASLRKPGPEDSALFSEDSGIGAESESLAGSEKRHRRESCESTGTNRNTPSSPLACNSMKIRQVVSRRKLMSQISPSVSLTSIDSTCTIMAKEQKDSESLLGSVSLDDGEEDDDDDDEMDGGMENRQAGFRMRSNSSPVDSNHQPRRLPPKRIENPLNVEMTLKMKDAISGRIQFLPSPHPSAKTKIVDSPKTSRRQWAEDEEQSPKRPQTAAATRRALVKKTSVAKERRSRSAESLRSKAEDPTLLELERTQKDLNHRLERMNKSKVVGNTRGNPCKKGQGNSPAQSPALNRARPSLEKNNSQPIKDKTGLVRCNSREQEATSDTEDQKKRDKKISRGPMKATPPPSPPSSPRPSSSFHRGRNSVKKLIDTFSQGIEEQDDPRVLGPLKGVRKCGVPVLPGLGNVEAVLSAGITSYRPQSTSSVKTDDLDLDSLPPPPPEVLMDNSFESAQRLCGAADDRATKGGKGAKRAVVSQRLRASVQAVTVLPSKGSLPQGSKVISSVRGARDIFVQSNVSPPDDQPENNIGEEKADSLYKQARKIIHLQHPSDSNLEKSTACNMATKTSLSQAESAEEQDCSSFPVPGPNTSVSTVPHSSVVSSQPPATPPMSKTRMLPSTPSTPSSLHRRLPSPNTLRRQPTPPSSTSPPVNRKLPTPPALQRRLPSPPVGRQSILNSNSSPSYPFKAPSPPASPKVQRWSRENSSEESSISRLISNARSVFCPASPSLFEAQPCPAPRPPQAWTSSGVSILPRPWGNRGRLPVSVQGPRPFIRRTQSDRRPSQGLPPRAPCISVAHTCGSEPAISAQGLEDETTREDELWGSQSDLRATPRSASHPNLCVVGQALHRD, encoded by the exons ATGGGCTGCTCACCATCCAAAGGAAATAATTTTGGGACTCAAGGTTCCTTCAGGAGGGGTAGAATGCTGCTGCCTGCAACCCAAGAAAGTCACAGGGAATCCCAGTCTGAAGATGGAGAAAGTCGAGATTCCACTGGAACAGCGCATGGTGATGCAAGGGAGAAGACGATAGCTGAGCAAACCCACTCTTTGCAGAAGGAGGCTCACTcaacaccacaaaaaaagagaTCTGTGTCTGAGCTGGCTCCGGAAGCAGTCAGTGTGGATAAGTTAGGAAATCAAGGAGTGGACaacaacacagtgacacaggGGAAAGAGAAACATGTGGACAAGAAAGATTTAACAGACAAAAAGCCTGTCAGGAAGCCAAAGAAGAATAACAGAGGTATTAAACcggtgaaaaagaaagagaaggaaaaaaaggcctTACCGCTAGAGGAGAAAGTGGACTTCCCAGAACCTTTGGTAAAAGCTCACCAAGCTGCTTATGCCTTTTTGAATCCtagcataaataaatatgacattCTTCTAGGACTTTTGGAACAGGCAACCCAAACTCAGGTTTCTGTGCAGCCTATGGTTGCTTTTATGGCTCTACGCTATGAGGAAATCATTCGGGGACTGGAAGACATGGCAGATGAGGGAGACAAACTTCTGAAAGAAAATGGAGAACATCTTGCTTGGCCAAGCCAAATGAAAAACCTTTCATCTTCTCCACCTCTGAAGTCTGGCTCTGCTAATACCGAGCCCCCACCGGATTTATTGCAGCAGCTTCTTCAATATACTACACAGAGAATGAGGAATGTGAGCCAGACTGTTGGTGGAATTGGGGACTCTGCTTTGGAGGAGGCAGTTGACTACTTTGCCTCTGTCTCGGAGCTTTTAGATGAGAAACTGAAAGCCAAGCGTGCAGTAGAGACCAGACTAATGCAACTTTTGACTCGCATTGAAACAGCTTCACTGCGCAAGCCTGGGCCAGAGGATTCTGCTCTCTTCAGTGAAGACAGTGGCATTGGGGCTGAGAGTGAATCACTCGCTGGATCTGAAAAACGCCACAGACGAGAGAGTTGTGAGTCTACAgggacaaacagaaacactccTAGCAGTCCCCTGGCCTGCAATTCCATGAAAATAAGGCAAGTAGTGTCACGGCGAAAACTTATGAGCCAAATCAGTCCTAGCGTCTCACTCACCTCAATAGATTCCACATGTACCATTATGGCCAAAGAACAAAAAGACTCAGAGTCACTGCTAGGTTCAGTCTCCTTGGAcgatggagaggaggatgatgacgatgatgatgagatGGATGGAGGCATGGAAAACAGGCAAGCAGGTTTTAGAATGCGCTCAAATTCTTCACCTGTTGACTCCAACCATCAACCTCGACGACTACCACCAAAGCGCATAGAGAACCCTCTAAATGTAGAAAtgactttgaaaatgaaagatgCTATAAGTGGCAGGATACAATTTCTACCATCACCACATCCAAGTGCCAAAACTAAGATAGTCGACAGCCCAAAAACAAGTAGACGGCAGTGGGCAGAGGATGAGGAGCAATCCCCAAAGAGacctcagacagcagcagctacTCGGAGGGCACTGGTGAAAAAGACCTCAGTGGCCAAAGAGCGACGCTCTCGGTCAGCAGAATCTCTGCGGAGCAAAGCTGAAGATCCTACTCTGCTTGAATTAGAAAGAACCCAGAAGGATTTAAATCATAGGTTAGAGAGGATGAACAAAAGCAAGGTTGTTGGAAATACAAGGGGAAATCCATGTAAAAAAGGTCAAGGAAACTCCCCAGCACAATCTCCAGCATTAAATCGTGCACGCCCTTCACTAGAGAAGAACAATTCTCAACCAATTAAAGACAAGACTGGCCTTGTGAGATGCAACAGTAGAGAACAGGAGGCAACCAGTGATACTGAGGATCAAAAAAAGCGAGACAAGAAAATATCCAGAGGTCCTATGAAAGCCACTCCGCCCCCTAGCCCTCCTTCATCACCACGGCCATCCTCGAGCTTTCACAGAGGTAGGAATTCAGTCAAAAAACTGATTGATACCTTCAGTCAAGGTATAGAGGAACAAGATGATCCTAGAGTTTTGGGGCCTCTCAAAGGTGTGCGAAAATGTGGTGTTCCTGTGTTACCTGGTTTAGGAAATGTAGAAGCTGTGCTAAGTGCTGGGATAACCAGCTATAGACCTCAGTCAACATCATCTGTGAAGACTGATGATTTAGATCTGGATAgtcttcctccacctccacctgaagtATTGATGGATAATTCCTTTGAAAGTGCCCAGCGTCTTTGTGGTGCAGCAGATGATAGGGCTACAAAAGGGGGCAAGGGGGCAAAGAGGGCTGTTGTATCGCAAAGACTGAGAGCCTCTGTTCAGGCAGTGACTGTTCTGCCAAGCAAAGGGAGTCTACCACAAGGTTCCAAGGTTATTTCCTCTGTCAGAGGTGCTCGAGACATTTTTGTTCAGTCAAACGTCAGCCCCCCAGATGATCAGCCAGAGAATAATATTGGAGAAGAGAAGGCTGACTCTCTCTACAAGCAAGCCAGAAAGATCATACACTTACAGCACCCTTCAGACTCTAATTTGGAGAAGTCAACAGCATGTAACATGGCAACAAAGACATCTCTCAGTCAAGCAGAGTCAGCAGAGGAACAAGATTGCAGCAGCTTTCCAGTGCCTGGACCAAACACTTCAGTGTCTACAGTGCCTCATTCCTCAGTGGTCAGTAGCCAACCGCCTGCCACCCCTCCAATGTCTAAGACACGAATGCTGCCATCTACACCTTCCACTCCAAGCAGTTTACATCGAAGACTTCCAAGTCCCAACACCTTGAGAAGGCAGCCTACTCCACCATCATCAACCAGTCCGCCTGTTAACCGTAAACTTCCCACCCCGCCAGCACTTCAAAGGAGACTACCTAGCCCACCTGTTGGGAGGCAGAGCATTTTAAACTCAAACTCGTCCCCCTCTTACCCTTTCAAGGCACCGTCTCCACCAGCTTCACCAAAAGTGCAAAGATGGTCAAGAGAGAACAGCAGTGAAGAGTCATCTATTTCGCGCTTGATTAGCAATGCACGTTCTGTCTTCTGCCCTGCTTCTCCGTCTCTGTTTGAGGCCCAGCCTTGTCCAGCGCCCAGACCACCCCAAGCATGGACGTCTTCAGGGGTCTCTATTCTCCCACGTCCCTGGGGGAATCGTGGGAGGTTGCCTGTGTCTGTTCAAGGACCTCGACCCTTCATCCGACGGACTCAGTCAGACCGAAGGCCCAGCCAGGGCCTGCCACCACGAGCGCCTTGCATCTCGGTGGCTCATACTTGTGGGAGTGAGCCGGCAATAAGTGCACAGGG GCTGGAGGATGAAACAACAAGGGAGGATGAACTGTGGGGTAGCCAATCAGATCTAAGAGCTACGCCACGCTCTGCATCACACCCCAACCTGTGTGTTGTTGGTCAGGCTTTGCACAGAGACTAA